From one Marinobacter sp. LV10MA510-1 genomic stretch:
- a CDS encoding DegQ family serine endoprotease encodes MPKTPSVVAARQSTNLVTLMWAALLTTVLMILLIWSQATQARGLPDFTELVEDNASAVVNISTTSAAPENTSRFQSLPFDERQLEQMPEFFQDFFRGPGSGNPHGGRAQPTQSMGSGFIVSRDGYVLTNNHVVEGADEIIVRLNDRRELPARLIGTDPRSDMAVLKIENGDDLPVVQVGKSKDLKVGEWVFAIGSPFGFDYTVTAGIVSALGRSLPSENYVPFIQTDVAINPGNSGGPLFNMDGDVIGINSQIYTRSGGFMGVSFAIPIDDAMSVFRQIRDNGSVSRGWLGVLIQEVNRDLAESFGLKRPRGALVAEVLGGSPAEAAGLQSGDIVLAYDGEELQLSSELPPMVGRTPIGESARLTVLRGGNEMSIDVKIGQLPDERGAQAQSPATPGDSASSLFGLSVEPLPAGMTDAQGISAGVLVAEVQGGPAFDAGIRPNDVITEIDRKAVTSVADFRDIAGNLADDRAVPVRVVRQGRALYLVMKP; translated from the coding sequence ATGCCAAAAACACCCTCGGTTGTGGCTGCCAGGCAGTCCACCAACCTCGTTACTTTGATGTGGGCGGCGCTGCTGACCACTGTTCTGATGATACTGCTGATATGGAGCCAAGCCACCCAGGCACGTGGCCTGCCTGACTTCACCGAACTGGTGGAAGACAATGCCAGTGCGGTAGTGAACATCAGCACCACCTCGGCGGCGCCGGAAAATACAAGCCGTTTCCAGAGTCTGCCTTTTGACGAGCGCCAGCTTGAGCAGATGCCAGAATTCTTTCAGGATTTTTTCCGTGGCCCTGGCTCTGGTAATCCCCACGGCGGTCGCGCCCAGCCAACCCAGTCTATGGGCTCCGGTTTTATTGTGTCCCGGGATGGCTACGTGCTGACCAACAATCACGTGGTAGAGGGCGCGGACGAAATTATTGTGCGCTTGAATGACCGGCGTGAATTGCCTGCGCGCCTGATCGGCACGGATCCGCGCTCCGATATGGCCGTATTGAAAATCGAAAATGGCGACGACCTGCCTGTGGTTCAGGTCGGCAAATCGAAAGATTTAAAAGTGGGTGAGTGGGTTTTTGCCATCGGTTCACCCTTTGGTTTTGACTATACGGTCACCGCCGGCATCGTCAGTGCGCTTGGCCGCTCCCTGCCCAGTGAAAATTACGTGCCGTTTATTCAGACAGATGTGGCTATCAATCCCGGTAATTCCGGCGGACCGTTGTTCAACATGGACGGCGACGTGATTGGCATTAATTCCCAGATTTATACCCGTTCCGGCGGCTTTATGGGGGTGTCTTTCGCCATTCCCATCGATGACGCCATGAGCGTATTCCGCCAGATCCGCGACAATGGCAGCGTATCCCGTGGTTGGTTGGGCGTGCTTATTCAGGAAGTAAACCGTGATCTGGCCGAGAGTTTTGGCTTGAAGCGCCCGCGCGGCGCGCTGGTTGCCGAGGTGCTTGGCGGTTCACCGGCAGAAGCTGCAGGCTTGCAGTCCGGTGATATTGTGTTGGCCTATGACGGCGAAGAATTGCAGTTGTCATCTGAGCTGCCGCCGATGGTGGGGCGTACGCCGATTGGTGAGTCAGCGCGTTTAACGGTGCTGCGTGGCGGCAACGAAATGTCTATTGATGTGAAAATTGGCCAGCTACCGGACGAGCGCGGCGCCCAGGCGCAGAGCCCCGCAACCCCGGGTGACAGTGCGTCTTCGCTGTTTGGCCTGAGCGTTGAGCCGCTGCCGGCGGGCATGACCGATGCTCAGGGCATCAGTGCCGGCGTATTAGTGGCGGAAGTTCAGGGTGGCCCGGCTTTCGACGCAGGTATACGCCCCAATGACGTGATCACTGAAATCGATCGCAAGGCGGTGACGTCAGTGGCGGACTTCCGCGACATTGCCGGCAATCTGGCCGACGATCGTGCCGTGCCGGTGCGTGTGGTGCGCCAGGGCCGTGCGCTCTATCTGGTTATGAAACCTTAA
- a CDS encoding SoxR reducing system RseC family protein — MITESGRVVAVSGNTVWVQTIRQSVCQSCSARSGCGQRVLAAASGGRANQVQVLNTLNVGVGDEVTLGIAEQALLQASLLVYALPLLLMVAASMAASQLVPGSDGVAIVAAGFGLGAGFVVARLWQRRMPGDYQPHLMKVSKNVPAQAL; from the coding sequence GTGATCACCGAAAGCGGTCGGGTGGTCGCAGTGTCTGGTAACACCGTCTGGGTGCAAACTATTCGCCAGAGCGTGTGCCAGAGTTGCTCCGCTCGCAGTGGCTGCGGTCAGCGTGTGCTGGCGGCTGCCAGCGGTGGTCGGGCCAATCAGGTGCAAGTTCTGAACACCCTTAATGTGGGTGTGGGCGATGAGGTAACCCTGGGCATTGCGGAGCAGGCGTTATTGCAGGCATCGCTATTGGTGTATGCGTTACCGCTGCTGTTAATGGTGGCTGCCAGCATGGCTGCAAGCCAGTTGGTACCGGGCAGCGACGGCGTCGCTATTGTGGCCGCCGGCTTCGGCCTGGGTGCGGGCTTTGTAGTAGCAAGGCTATGGCAGCGCCGCATGCCCGGTGATTATCAGCCACATTTAATGAAGGTTAGTAAGAACGTCCCTGCCCAAGCGTTATAA
- a CDS encoding MucB/RseB C-terminal domain-containing protein, with product MRFFLALAVMGLWMPAAAQATEAQPQTTNSAEAVKWLQRLGPAMNTTSYRGVFVYGRGQQVQSMQVAHRYNGSMVEERLVIQDGGSGEIVRRGMEVICVLPAQDTVTLDAIIPAGPLADSFSDQLLPATRWYEAQVLGEGRVAGYAAVKIALNANDPYRYSYRLWLEKDTGLLVKSQTRNADDQILEHFQFTSLDITDDIADSELQIATADKHQTSTISLEPGSPATELVTRLQGWSLDWLPAGFEPAATPRSDKRQVIAFSDGLAAFSVFVEDIASLDMPTGASRIGATTVYLRPVQSDGRQVLISVVGEVPPVTARKVAESVRFDSAAVERANADSATASLVEHQGASR from the coding sequence TTGCGTTTTTTCCTGGCCCTTGCGGTTATGGGTTTGTGGATGCCGGCGGCGGCACAGGCGACCGAGGCGCAGCCCCAAACCACCAATAGCGCAGAAGCGGTCAAATGGTTGCAGCGCCTGGGCCCGGCCATGAACACGACCTCCTACCGGGGTGTGTTTGTGTACGGCCGCGGCCAGCAGGTGCAGTCCATGCAAGTGGCCCACCGCTACAACGGCAGTATGGTTGAGGAAAGACTGGTTATTCAGGACGGCGGGAGCGGTGAAATTGTGCGTCGGGGCATGGAGGTTATTTGCGTGTTGCCAGCTCAGGATACCGTCACACTAGATGCTATTATTCCCGCTGGGCCGCTGGCTGACTCGTTTAGTGATCAGCTATTGCCTGCGACGCGCTGGTATGAGGCGCAAGTGCTGGGAGAAGGCCGCGTAGCAGGCTACGCCGCTGTAAAAATTGCCTTGAACGCTAATGACCCTTACCGCTACAGCTATCGCTTGTGGCTGGAAAAAGACACCGGCCTGCTGGTGAAAAGTCAAACCCGTAACGCCGACGACCAGATCCTGGAGCATTTCCAGTTCACCAGTCTTGATATTACCGATGATATTGCCGACAGCGAGTTGCAGATAGCAACGGCAGACAAGCATCAGACCAGCACCATCAGCCTTGAGCCTGGCAGTCCGGCCACCGAACTGGTGACCCGTCTGCAAGGTTGGTCGTTGGATTGGCTGCCCGCAGGTTTTGAACCTGCGGCCACCCCGCGATCGGATAAACGCCAAGTGATTGCGTTCAGTGATGGTTTAGCGGCTTTTTCAGTGTTTGTAGAAGACATTGCCAGCCTGGATATGCCGACAGGCGCTTCACGTATTGGCGCTACCACGGTGTATTTGCGGCCGGTGCAGTCAGACGGTCGCCAGGTGCTGATTTCGGTGGTCGGCGAAGTGCCTCCGGTCACCGCCCGTAAAGTGGCAGAGTCGGTGCGTTTTGACAGTGCTGCGGTTGAGAGAGCTAATGCTGACAGCGCCACCGCAAGCCTGGTCGAGCATCAGGGCGCGAGCCGGTGA
- a CDS encoding sigma-E factor negative regulatory protein: MDDRLRETLSAMMDDEADELAVRRLLSFSDQDEVRGQWQRWQQIHDLMHGTGAAAESVSPAADVSAGVWQRLDGGVPASEHNAAKATGRQRWHWPAVAMIAMALVVGFGAGSGWQSAGELELVAAQTTAEPNATATAASVGEVSLQGLDDRQRQQIHRYLLEHAQHNSVGAGRGSVGYARLVSVDAGGY, translated from the coding sequence ATGGATGATCGTCTCAGAGAAACCCTGTCGGCCATGATGGACGACGAAGCAGACGAGCTCGCTGTGCGGCGTTTGCTGTCCTTTTCCGACCAGGATGAAGTGCGCGGCCAGTGGCAACGCTGGCAGCAGATTCACGACCTGATGCATGGCACGGGCGCCGCAGCCGAGTCGGTCTCGCCTGCCGCAGATGTGAGTGCCGGTGTCTGGCAACGCCTTGACGGCGGGGTACCGGCGTCAGAGCACAATGCGGCAAAGGCAACAGGCCGTCAGCGTTGGCATTGGCCAGCGGTAGCCATGATTGCCATGGCGCTGGTGGTGGGTTTTGGCGCGGGTTCAGGCTGGCAAAGCGCCGGTGAGCTGGAGCTGGTTGCTGCTCAGACCACGGCCGAACCAAATGCGACTGCAACGGCGGCTTCGGTCGGCGAAGTATCCTTGCAGGGCCTGGATGACAGGCAGCGGCAGCAGATTCACCGTTATCTGCTGGAACACGCCCAGCATAACAGTGTGGGTGCCGGTCGGGGCTCGGTGGGCTATGCGCGCCTGGTCAGCGTTGATGCAGGGGGTTATTAA
- the rpoE gene encoding RNA polymerase sigma factor RpoE — protein MHSILKQAVTQATEPASAGKPSMTSSIDQTAPEQGDSQTDLQLVRKVRNGDRSAFDLLVLKYQSRVASIISRYVFDSHEVMDLTQETFVKAFRAIDRFRGDSAFYTWLYRIAVNTAKNYLEARSRRPQSSADSADAENYDDGQRLRDIASPEKLLQRDQLQRALNKAIDALPEELRSAFLLREYDGLSYEDIARILECPIGTVRSRIFRARDAVDRYLGPLLNHSASN, from the coding sequence ATGCATTCCATTCTCAAGCAGGCCGTAACTCAGGCCACCGAACCAGCGAGTGCCGGCAAACCGTCCATGACGTCCAGTATCGACCAGACAGCCCCTGAACAGGGCGACAGCCAGACCGATTTGCAGTTGGTGCGCAAGGTACGCAATGGCGACCGCTCTGCATTCGATTTGCTAGTGCTGAAATACCAGTCGCGAGTGGCGTCTATCATCAGTCGTTATGTATTCGACAGTCACGAGGTGATGGATCTTACCCAGGAAACTTTCGTTAAAGCCTTTCGCGCCATCGACCGTTTTCGGGGAGACAGCGCATTTTACACCTGGCTTTACCGCATAGCGGTTAATACGGCCAAAAATTATCTGGAAGCCCGTAGCCGGCGTCCTCAGAGCAGCGCGGATTCGGCCGACGCGGAAAATTACGACGATGGCCAGCGCCTGCGGGATATTGCTTCGCCAGAGAAGCTGCTGCAGCGCGACCAGTTGCAACGGGCCCTGAATAAAGCCATAGACGCACTGCCGGAAGAATTGCGTTCGGCGTTTTTGCTACGAGAGTACGACGGCCTGAGTTACGAAGATATTGCCCGCATACTGGAATGCCCGATTGGCACGGTGCGTTCCCGTATTTTTCGGGCCCGGGATGCGGTAGACCGCTATCTTGGCCCTTTGCTCAACCATTCAGCAAGCAATTGA
- the nadB gene encoding L-aspartate oxidase — MPQSFEFDVLVIGSGAAGLTVALNLPPHLHVCVLSKAAISSGATLWAQGGIAAVLDGEDSVENHIQDTLDAGAGLCHKDAVRFTVEHSRASVDWLVDSGVDFTRDNNAAFHLTREGGHSHRRIIHAADATGQAVSTTLVAQAQARANITLMSGRVAVDLITNRKLSLPGNRCVGAYVLNLDDNHVELIRARFTVIATGGASKAYRYTTNPDGASGDGIAMAWRAGCRVANMEFNQFHPTCLYHPHAKSFLISEALRGEGGHLKLPDGSRFMDRFDSRAELAPRDIVARAIDHEMKRLGADHVYLDISHKPADFIKHHFPTIYETCLIYGIDITREPIPVVPAAHYTCGGIISDQRARTDINQLYVVGEAAFTGLHGANRMASNSLLECLVYGRAAAEDITRREADIPAVPDVPEWDESQVRDSDEDVVISHNWDELRHFMWDYVGIVRTTKRLQRAKHRVDLLSREIGDFYSNYRVSNDLLELRNLVTVADLIICSALQRHESRGLHYTLDYPAMQAEARDTVLVPTTYRTSAP, encoded by the coding sequence ATGCCACAATCCTTCGAGTTCGATGTACTGGTAATCGGCAGCGGCGCCGCCGGTCTGACGGTTGCCCTGAATCTGCCGCCCCATTTGCACGTTTGCGTTCTCAGCAAAGCGGCCATCAGCAGTGGCGCCACGCTCTGGGCCCAGGGCGGAATTGCAGCGGTTCTTGACGGCGAAGACTCCGTTGAAAACCACATTCAGGATACCCTGGACGCCGGAGCAGGCCTTTGCCATAAAGATGCTGTGCGCTTTACTGTAGAACACAGCAGGGCCAGCGTTGACTGGCTGGTTGATTCCGGCGTGGACTTCACCCGCGATAACAACGCCGCTTTTCATCTGACACGCGAGGGCGGCCACAGCCATCGCCGCATTATCCACGCTGCCGATGCCACCGGGCAGGCGGTATCTACCACCCTCGTGGCCCAGGCCCAAGCACGGGCCAATATCACGCTGATGTCTGGCCGGGTCGCAGTAGACCTGATCACCAACCGCAAACTGTCGCTGCCTGGCAATCGCTGCGTTGGCGCCTACGTGCTGAATCTGGACGACAATCACGTTGAATTGATTCGCGCCCGCTTTACGGTCATTGCCACCGGCGGGGCCTCCAAGGCCTACCGCTACACCACTAACCCGGACGGTGCTTCTGGTGACGGCATTGCGATGGCCTGGCGTGCGGGCTGCCGCGTCGCTAATATGGAATTCAACCAGTTTCACCCGACCTGCCTGTACCACCCCCACGCCAAGTCGTTTCTGATCAGCGAGGCTCTGCGCGGCGAAGGCGGGCATTTGAAATTGCCGGACGGCAGCCGCTTTATGGACCGTTTCGACAGTCGTGCCGAACTGGCACCCAGAGACATTGTTGCCCGCGCCATCGATCACGAGATGAAGCGCCTGGGTGCAGACCACGTGTATCTGGACATCAGCCACAAGCCGGCAGATTTTATAAAACATCATTTCCCGACCATTTACGAAACCTGCCTGATCTACGGTATTGATATCACCCGCGAGCCGATTCCAGTGGTGCCAGCCGCTCACTACACCTGTGGTGGCATTATTAGCGACCAGCGCGCCAGAACCGATATCAACCAGCTTTACGTCGTGGGCGAAGCCGCTTTTACCGGCCTGCACGGCGCCAACCGCATGGCCAGCAACTCTTTGCTGGAATGCCTGGTGTATGGCCGCGCTGCGGCGGAAGACATTACCCGCCGGGAAGCCGATATACCCGCCGTGCCAGATGTTCCGGAGTGGGATGAAAGCCAAGTTAGGGATTCTGATGAAGACGTAGTCATTTCCCACAACTGGGACGAACTGCGCCATTTTATGTGGGACTATGTCGGCATAGTTCGCACCACGAAACGCTTGCAGCGTGCCAAGCACCGAGTCGATTTGCTGTCTCGGGAAATTGGCGATTTTTACAGTAATTACCGGGTATCCAACGATTTACTGGAACTGCGCAATCTGGTTACCGTGGCAGATCTTATTATTTGTTCGGCGCTGCAAAGACACGAAAGCCGTGGGCTTCACTACACCCTGGATTATCCGGCGATGCAGGCAGAAGCCCGCGACACTGTATTGGTACCCACCACGTACCGTACTTCTGCACCCTGA
- a CDS encoding succinate dehydrogenase assembly factor 2, protein MSETQVTSNSPEFKRLWWHSRRGMLELDNLLVPFLEQAYCDLNPDDQARYEKLLTCEDNDMFEWFMQRNKSDDPDLQRIVEVILKRVQPD, encoded by the coding sequence ATGTCTGAAACTCAAGTCACTTCCAACTCGCCCGAGTTCAAGCGTTTATGGTGGCACAGCCGCCGCGGCATGCTAGAGCTAGACAATCTTCTGGTGCCATTTCTGGAGCAGGCATACTGTGATTTGAACCCGGATGACCAAGCCCGCTATGAAAAACTGCTGACCTGTGAAGACAACGACATGTTCGAGTGGTTTATGCAACGCAACAAGTCTGACGACCCGGACCTGCAGCGCATCGTTGAGGTTATTCTGAAACGTGTCCAGCCGGATTGA
- a CDS encoding YgfZ/GcvT domain-containing protein: MSDNTKALSADNPTALSNALPNALPNALPTAHSITNVVAEQPLPENNWAELSDRLMVTVSGAGTEKFLQGQFSQNVSEVTAGKSLHAAASNRKGRAYALVRMVRHDDAILMDFSRELADATEAELRKYLMLFRGTTMARPDNSKIIGLFGSELAQAVAGEKAALVTDLRQPGDTLTTGHGHLILLEPSIEGPARYELWSPDGALPDVLQTKRQCSLATWQAGQIAAGVPWLTSATAGAYVPQMLNWQHLGGVHFKKGCYTGQEVIARMHFLGQLKKSLYRLTVTADAEPAVGDAISNGERNVGEVVNTLQTGPQQYHLLAVIRHDAANGPLTLADNADAKIQLCPLAYAVPEREQPQKTADT, encoded by the coding sequence ATGAGCGATAACACCAAGGCCCTGTCGGCTGACAACCCCACTGCACTCTCTAATGCACTCCCTAATGCACTCCCTAATGCACTCCCTACTGCCCACTCCATTACAAACGTGGTAGCAGAGCAACCGCTGCCGGAAAACAACTGGGCAGAGCTGAGTGACCGCCTGATGGTGACGGTCAGCGGAGCTGGCACCGAGAAGTTTTTACAAGGCCAGTTCAGCCAGAACGTGAGCGAAGTAACCGCAGGCAAGTCCCTGCATGCAGCTGCCAGTAATCGCAAAGGCCGAGCCTACGCCCTGGTGCGCATGGTGCGCCACGATGACGCCATTCTGATGGACTTCAGCCGCGAACTGGCGGATGCCACTGAGGCCGAGCTGCGCAAATATTTGATGCTGTTTCGCGGCACCACCATGGCCCGCCCGGATAACAGCAAAATCATCGGCCTCTTTGGCAGTGAACTGGCACAGGCGGTGGCGGGTGAAAAGGCTGCGCTAGTCACCGATCTGCGGCAACCCGGAGACACCCTGACCACTGGGCACGGCCATCTGATTTTGCTGGAGCCTTCCATCGAAGGCCCTGCGCGCTATGAGCTCTGGTCACCGGACGGCGCCTTACCCGATGTACTCCAAACCAAACGTCAATGCAGCCTGGCTACTTGGCAAGCCGGACAAATTGCCGCCGGGGTGCCATGGCTGACCAGCGCAACCGCCGGCGCCTACGTACCACAAATGCTGAACTGGCAACATTTGGGAGGCGTCCACTTCAAGAAAGGCTGTTACACCGGCCAGGAAGTTATTGCGCGCATGCACTTTCTCGGGCAGCTGAAAAAGAGCCTTTACCGGCTGACCGTTACCGCCGATGCAGAACCGGCCGTTGGCGACGCTATCAGCAATGGCGAACGCAACGTGGGCGAAGTGGTCAATACCTTGCAGACCGGGCCGCAGCAATATCATTTACTGGCGGTCATTCGCCATGACGCCGCAAACGGCCCGCTCACACTGGCAGACAACGCCGATGCCAAAATACAGCTGTGCCCTCTGGCGTACGCCGTGCCGGAACGCGAACAGCCGCAGAAGACGGCAGATACATAA
- a CDS encoding HDOD domain-containing protein — translation MSNIADTIKNDLITAINSDKLVLPTLPEAALKVRDIAQSEDSAIIDLVKVISNDTALSARLIRVCNSPLFRGNRPIENLNMAVSRLGMTYTSSLAMGLAMEQMFQATSDMIDKRMRATWQTSIEIAGICHVLAQNYTRLRPEKATLAGMVHLIGMFPVLRYIEDNDIKISGIVLDEIIAELHPQIGAIILKRWDFPADLQDVPLLYNQFDRSPAKADYSDLMMIANLQRVAGTDHPWAQMDWSSISAFERLGLDPDGSDDENLDAQMAAAMAMLQ, via the coding sequence ATGTCGAACATTGCTGACACCATCAAGAACGACCTGATTACCGCCATCAATAGCGACAAACTCGTGCTGCCCACACTGCCCGAAGCTGCGCTTAAAGTTCGTGACATTGCACAGTCTGAAGACTCGGCAATCATAGATCTGGTCAAAGTAATCAGCAACGATACAGCGTTATCGGCGCGCCTTATTCGCGTTTGTAACAGCCCGTTGTTCCGCGGCAATCGCCCGATCGAGAACCTGAATATGGCGGTTAGCCGTCTGGGCATGACCTACACCAGCAGTCTGGCCATGGGCCTGGCCATGGAGCAGATGTTTCAGGCCACCTCGGACATGATTGACAAACGCATGCGCGCGACCTGGCAAACCAGCATAGAAATCGCCGGTATTTGTCACGTTTTGGCCCAGAACTACACGCGTCTGAGGCCCGAAAAGGCCACCCTCGCGGGCATGGTACACCTTATTGGCATGTTCCCGGTGCTGCGCTATATCGAAGACAATGACATCAAAATCAGCGGCATTGTGCTGGATGAAATCATTGCTGAACTGCATCCCCAGATTGGCGCCATTATCCTCAAACGCTGGGATTTCCCCGCCGACCTGCAGGACGTTCCGTTACTTTATAACCAGTTCGACCGCAGCCCGGCCAAGGCTGATTACAGCGATCTGATGATGATAGCGAATCTGCAGAGAGTTGCCGGAACCGATCACCCCTGGGCTCAGATGGACTGGAGTAGCATTAGCGCTTTTGAACGGCTTGGGCTGGACCCGGACGGCAGCGACGATGAAAATCTGGACGCCCAGATGGCAGCCGCCATGGCGATGCTCCAGTAG